Proteins from a genomic interval of Rhizobium etli CFN 42:
- a CDS encoding carbohydrate ABC transporter permease, producing the protein MATTHTRSAARLMIAPSVLFLFAWMIVPLAMTIYFSLLNYNLLSPGMESFVGLLNYEYFLSDPAFIAALINTLLLVAGVLVVTVVGGIAFALLLDQPMYGQGIVRILVIAPFFVMPTVAALVWKNMFMNPVNGLFAHLAKALGLQPIDWLANAPLVSVILIVAWQWLPFATLILLTALQSLDEEQKEAAEMDGAGAISKFIYIILPHMARAITVVILIQTIFLLSVFAEILVTTNGGPGTDSTNLTYLVYAQALLQFDIGGASAGGIVAVVLANIVAIFLVRLVGKNLEA; encoded by the coding sequence ATGGCAACAACACATACTCGCTCCGCGGCGCGCCTGATGATTGCGCCCTCCGTGCTGTTCCTCTTTGCGTGGATGATCGTCCCGCTCGCGATGACGATCTATTTCTCACTGCTGAACTACAATCTGCTCAGCCCCGGCATGGAGAGCTTTGTCGGCCTGCTGAACTACGAATATTTCCTGTCCGATCCGGCTTTCATCGCCGCGCTGATCAATACGCTGCTGCTTGTTGCCGGCGTTCTTGTCGTCACCGTCGTCGGCGGCATCGCCTTTGCACTGCTGCTCGACCAGCCGATGTACGGCCAGGGCATCGTGCGCATCCTTGTCATCGCGCCGTTCTTCGTCATGCCGACAGTGGCTGCACTCGTCTGGAAGAACATGTTCATGAACCCGGTCAACGGCCTGTTTGCGCATCTTGCGAAGGCGCTCGGCCTGCAGCCGATCGACTGGCTGGCGAACGCGCCGCTGGTTTCCGTCATCCTCATCGTCGCCTGGCAATGGCTGCCCTTCGCCACCCTTATCCTGTTGACGGCGCTGCAGTCGCTGGACGAGGAGCAGAAGGAGGCGGCTGAAATGGACGGCGCCGGCGCGATCTCGAAATTCATTTACATCATCCTGCCGCACATGGCGCGCGCCATCACCGTGGTGATCCTGATCCAGACGATCTTCCTGCTTTCGGTCTTCGCCGAAATCCTTGTCACCACCAATGGCGGACCCGGCACCGACAGCACCAACCTCACCTATCTCGTCTATGCGCAGGCGCTCTTGCAGTTCGATATCGGCGGCGCTTCGGCGGGCGGCATCGTCGCGGTCGTGCTTGCCAATATCGTCGCGATCTTCCTCGTGCGCCTCGTCGGCAAGAATCTGGAGGCTTGA
- a CDS encoding ABC transporter substrate-binding protein: MTLRTFLLGACSALAFAGMASAETLTIATVNNGDMIRMQKLTDDFKAKNPGIDLEWVTLEENVLRQKVTTDIATKGGQYDVLTIGTYEVPIWAKQGWLLPLDNLGANYDVDDLLPAIRSGLTVDGKLYAAPFYGESSMVMYRKDLFDAAGLKMPDAPTWDFIADAARKVTNKDKEIYGICLRGKAGWGENMAFLTAMSNSFGARWFDEKWKPQFDQPEWKDTLDFYVKLMKDAGPPGASSNGFNENLALFQTGKCGMWIDATVAASFVADPKQSQVADKVGFALAPDKGLGKRGNWLWAWSLAVPAGSQKVEAAEKFVAWATSKEYTNLVAEKEGWLNAPPGTRKSLYANADYQKAASFAKMTLDSINSADPTKPTVKPVPYVGVQFVAIPEFQGIGTAVGQQFSAALAGQISVDQALKSAQQLATREMTKAGYIK; the protein is encoded by the coding sequence ATGACATTGAGAACTTTCCTGCTGGGCGCCTGCTCAGCACTGGCGTTTGCCGGCATGGCTTCGGCCGAGACGCTGACAATCGCGACCGTCAACAACGGCGACATGATTCGGATGCAGAAGCTGACGGATGATTTCAAGGCGAAGAATCCCGGCATCGACCTCGAATGGGTCACCCTCGAAGAAAACGTGCTGCGCCAGAAGGTCACGACCGACATCGCGACCAAGGGCGGCCAGTACGACGTTCTGACGATCGGTACCTATGAAGTTCCGATCTGGGCAAAGCAGGGCTGGCTGCTGCCGCTCGACAATCTCGGCGCCAATTATGACGTCGACGACCTGCTGCCGGCGATCCGCAGCGGCCTGACCGTGGACGGCAAGCTCTATGCGGCGCCATTCTACGGCGAAAGCTCGATGGTGATGTACCGCAAGGACCTGTTCGACGCCGCCGGGCTGAAGATGCCCGACGCCCCGACCTGGGATTTCATCGCGGACGCAGCCCGCAAGGTTACCAACAAGGACAAGGAAATCTACGGCATCTGCCTGCGTGGAAAGGCCGGCTGGGGCGAGAACATGGCGTTCTTGACGGCCATGTCTAATTCCTTCGGCGCACGCTGGTTCGACGAGAAGTGGAAGCCGCAGTTCGATCAGCCCGAGTGGAAGGACACGTTGGACTTCTACGTCAAGCTGATGAAGGATGCCGGCCCTCCGGGCGCCTCCTCCAACGGCTTCAACGAGAACCTGGCGCTCTTCCAAACCGGCAAGTGCGGCATGTGGATCGACGCAACGGTTGCCGCTTCCTTCGTCGCCGATCCGAAGCAGTCGCAGGTCGCCGATAAGGTCGGCTTTGCGCTCGCCCCGGACAAGGGCCTCGGCAAGCGCGGCAACTGGCTCTGGGCCTGGAGCCTCGCCGTCCCGGCAGGCTCGCAGAAGGTCGAAGCTGCCGAGAAGTTCGTCGCCTGGGCCACGAGCAAGGAATACACCAATCTCGTCGCCGAGAAGGAAGGCTGGCTGAACGCACCTCCGGGCACCCGCAAGTCGCTCTATGCGAATGCGGACTACCAGAAGGCGGCTTCGTTCGCCAAGATGACGCTCGACTCGATCAACTCGGCCGATCCGACCAAGCCGACCGTCAAGCCGGTCCCCTATGTCGGCGTCCAGTTCGTGGCGATCCCGGAATTCCAGGGCATCGGCACGGCGGTGGGCCAGCAGTTCTCGGCAGCCCTTGCCGGCCAGATTTCGGTCGACCAGGCGTTGAAGAGCGCACAGCAACTGGCAACCCGGGAGATGACCAAAGCGGGCTACATTAAATAA
- a CDS encoding sugar-binding transcriptional regulator has translation MAKRSETPARLDDAARAGWLYYVAGRTQDEIAAAMGISRQSAQRLVSLAVAERLIKVRLDHPIAACLELANQLRRKFGLKHVEVVPSDAGSSSTTVGIAEAGAAEIERWLKRPEPIVLAVGTGRTLKAAVDQLPAIECPNHRIVSLTGNIAPDGSAAYYNVIFSMADAVKARHYPMPLPVLVTSAEERELLHGQQLVRSTLDMSAQADVTFVGIGELGIDGPLCVDGFLEKDEMMELMRGGAVGEICGWIFDVDGKLLDNPINERVASAPIPSREASMVIGLAKGKRKYKAIRAAVIGHQINALITDEETAEFLLTS, from the coding sequence ATGGCAAAAAGATCAGAGACTCCTGCACGGCTCGACGATGCAGCCCGTGCCGGCTGGCTTTATTACGTCGCCGGACGCACGCAGGATGAAATCGCCGCCGCGATGGGCATCTCGCGGCAGTCGGCGCAGCGGCTGGTGTCGCTTGCGGTCGCCGAGCGTCTGATCAAAGTGCGGCTCGATCATCCGATCGCTGCCTGCCTCGAGCTTGCCAACCAACTGCGGCGAAAATTCGGGCTGAAACATGTGGAGGTGGTGCCAAGCGATGCGGGTTCTTCATCGACCACCGTCGGCATTGCCGAGGCGGGTGCAGCCGAGATCGAGCGCTGGCTGAAGCGCCCGGAACCGATCGTGCTGGCGGTCGGCACCGGCCGCACGCTGAAGGCGGCAGTCGACCAGCTTCCGGCGATCGAATGTCCCAATCACCGGATCGTCTCGTTGACCGGCAATATCGCGCCAGATGGTTCGGCCGCCTATTACAACGTCATCTTCAGCATGGCGGATGCGGTCAAGGCGCGGCACTATCCGATGCCGTTGCCGGTGCTCGTCACCTCGGCCGAAGAACGGGAGCTGCTGCATGGCCAGCAACTGGTGCGCTCGACGCTCGACATGAGCGCGCAGGCCGATGTCACCTTCGTCGGCATCGGCGAGCTCGGCATCGACGGGCCGCTCTGCGTCGACGGATTTCTCGAGAAGGACGAGATGATGGAGCTGATGCGCGGGGGCGCCGTCGGTGAAATCTGCGGCTGGATCTTCGATGTCGACGGCAAGCTGCTCGACAACCCGATCAACGAGCGTGTCGCCTCGGCGCCGATCCCGTCCCGCGAGGCTTCGATGGTCATCGGGCTTGCCAAAGGCAAGCGAAAATACAAGGCGATCAGAGCCGCGGTCATCGGCCACCAAATCAACGCTCTGATTACCGACGAAGAGACGGCTGAGTTTTTGCTCACAAGCTGA
- a CDS encoding exopolysaccharide biosynthesis protein, which yields MRQLAGDRSREWISIGDLFETMGDRAISALMLIFALPNAFPTPPGTSAVLGAPLVFLAVQLTFGLKPWLPKAIANRSMRREDFEAIVGRIHRWLAWAERMLKPRLAIFAEPPAEYFAGLACLLLSIVLVLPVPLGNILPAITISVFAFGIMGRDGLFALIGFIMTTVSLVIAGGVIYGLAKASIYFVMQWFA from the coding sequence CTGCGGCAGCTGGCAGGCGACCGAAGCCGGGAGTGGATTTCGATCGGCGATCTGTTCGAGACGATGGGTGACAGGGCGATCAGCGCGCTCATGCTGATCTTCGCGCTGCCGAACGCCTTTCCCACCCCGCCCGGCACCTCGGCCGTGCTCGGCGCGCCGCTGGTTTTTCTGGCGGTGCAACTGACTTTCGGGCTCAAACCCTGGCTGCCGAAGGCGATCGCAAACCGTTCGATGCGGCGTGAAGACTTCGAGGCCATCGTCGGACGTATCCACCGCTGGCTCGCTTGGGCGGAGCGCATGCTGAAGCCGCGGCTTGCCATCTTCGCTGAACCGCCGGCGGAATATTTCGCCGGTCTCGCCTGCCTGCTGCTTTCGATCGTGCTGGTTCTGCCGGTGCCGCTCGGCAACATCCTGCCGGCAATCACCATTTCGGTGTTCGCTTTCGGCATTATGGGCCGTGACGGGCTCTTCGCGCTCATCGGCTTTATCATGACGACCGTGTCGCTCGTCATTGCCGGCGGCGTGATCTACGGTCTGGCGAAGGCGTCGATATATTTCGTCATGCAATGGTTCGCCTGA